The following are encoded in a window of Amycolatopsis lexingtonensis genomic DNA:
- a CDS encoding heme-degrading domain-containing protein: MTDADALAQLAEQEERLQFTKFDNETALALGQQLLAAARERGLPVTISVRRNGQRLFHAALPGTSADNDAWIDRKSRVVDRYGHSSFLVGTQFRAKGGSFEADSHLDPDEYAAHGGVFPVLVRGVGPVGTVGVSGLPQAEDHAFVVEQLELFLA; encoded by the coding sequence ATGACCGACGCCGACGCCCTCGCCCAGCTCGCCGAGCAGGAGGAACGCCTCCAGTTCACGAAGTTCGACAACGAGACCGCGCTCGCGCTCGGCCAGCAGCTGCTCGCGGCCGCACGCGAGCGCGGACTGCCGGTGACGATCTCCGTCCGCCGCAACGGCCAGCGCCTCTTCCACGCGGCGCTGCCCGGCACGTCGGCCGACAACGACGCCTGGATCGACCGCAAGAGCCGGGTGGTGGACCGCTACGGCCACAGCTCCTTCCTGGTCGGCACCCAGTTCCGCGCCAAGGGCGGCTCGTTCGAGGCGGACAGCCATTTGGACCCGGACGAGTACGCCGCCCACGGTGGGGTGTTCCCGGTGCTGGTGCGCGGCGTCGGCCCGGTCGGGACGGTGGGCGTTTCGGGGCTGCCGCAGGCCGAGGACCACGCGTTCGTCGTCGAGCAGCTGGAGCTGTTTCTGGCCTGA
- a CDS encoding VOC family protein, with translation MLNSAELVAFAPSSDLERSRAFYTDVAGLEFIEQTPFAVVFRSGRTMVRVTAVAEFTPQPFTVLGWAVADIRAAVTELRGRGVEFLTFDTLPQDTDKIWTTPGGRIAWFRDPDGNVLSLTEFTGN, from the coding sequence ATGCTCAACTCAGCGGAATTGGTCGCCTTCGCACCGTCGAGCGACCTCGAACGCTCGCGCGCCTTCTACACGGATGTCGCCGGGCTCGAGTTCATCGAGCAAACCCCCTTCGCGGTCGTGTTCCGGAGTGGCCGGACGATGGTGCGCGTCACCGCCGTGGCCGAGTTCACGCCGCAGCCGTTCACCGTGCTCGGCTGGGCGGTCGCCGACATCCGGGCGGCCGTTACCGAGCTGCGCGGCCGCGGCGTCGAGTTCCTCACGTTCGACACGCTGCCACAGGACACCGACAAAATCTGGACCACGCCCGGCGGCCGGATCGCGTGGTTCCGCGATCCGGACGGCAATGTGCTGTCGCTGACGGAGTTCACTGGCAATTAA
- a CDS encoding phosphocholine-specific phospholipase C has translation MSRIRRRTVLGGAAAVTVAGALSAACAPASRKGTIDDVRHVVVLMQENRSFDHYYGTMAGVRGFGDRAALRDVFRQRGAGDPVLPFRIDTSVVDGQDLGELPHDWNSTHRAWNGGAYDGWIAAKSPMTMGYFTRDDIPFQHALASAFTLCDNYFCSLQGPTHPNRLFHWTGTIDPEGVAGGPATRNAPDYEPSFRWTTYPERLESAGVSWRIYANDEERGVPEHFVGDYGDNPLWLFRNYHDALYSMDPVKRRLAERANLRKKLKPDSGRGKDVDHVLAEFLADCAAGTLPAVSWVVAPYGYCEHPAARPVDGAAYVQRMLKALWDKPELWESTVVFINYDENDGFFDHVVPPVPPPGTSGEYLPGNRPEKGEPSGAPAPIGLGPRVPMTVVSPWSRGGWVNSQVFDHTSVLRFLETWTGVREPNISAWRRAICGDLTSCFDFRTHDTTIPLLPDADALRAEADRTQAKLPKPRVRPGALVQEPGTAKARPLPYQPVAWAEVEPSALTLHLANHGTQALQLAAYAYHVGGPPQRYDVPPNGEVTGRIPHGGSYDVAIHGPNGFVVEASGGSGLDAAVTFVSTPALRVTVTNSGPSPVTLNDVVVPPGASRDFPVPARNGWYDVAFEVPGWRRRFAGHLEDGRPSRTGP, from the coding sequence ATGAGCCGGATCCGGCGGCGCACGGTGCTCGGCGGCGCGGCCGCGGTCACCGTGGCCGGCGCGCTGTCCGCCGCGTGCGCCCCGGCGTCGCGGAAGGGCACGATCGACGACGTCCGCCACGTCGTGGTGCTGATGCAGGAGAACCGCTCGTTCGACCACTACTACGGCACCATGGCGGGCGTGCGCGGCTTCGGCGACCGCGCGGCGCTTCGCGACGTCTTCCGCCAGCGCGGTGCCGGCGACCCGGTGCTGCCGTTCCGGATCGACACGTCCGTTGTGGACGGTCAGGACCTCGGCGAGCTGCCGCACGACTGGAACAGCACGCACCGCGCGTGGAACGGCGGCGCGTACGACGGCTGGATCGCGGCGAAGAGCCCCATGACGATGGGGTACTTCACGCGCGACGACATACCGTTCCAGCACGCCCTGGCGAGCGCGTTCACGTTGTGCGACAACTACTTCTGCTCGCTCCAGGGTCCGACGCACCCGAACCGGCTGTTCCACTGGACCGGCACGATCGACCCGGAGGGCGTCGCCGGCGGCCCCGCGACGCGCAACGCGCCGGACTACGAGCCGTCGTTCCGCTGGACGACCTACCCGGAACGGCTCGAGTCGGCGGGTGTCTCGTGGCGGATCTACGCGAACGACGAAGAGCGCGGCGTCCCCGAGCACTTCGTCGGCGACTACGGCGACAATCCGTTGTGGCTGTTCCGGAACTACCACGACGCGCTGTACTCGATGGATCCCGTGAAGCGGCGGCTGGCCGAGCGCGCGAACCTGCGCAAGAAGCTCAAGCCCGACTCGGGCCGGGGGAAGGACGTCGACCACGTGCTGGCCGAATTCCTCGCCGACTGCGCGGCGGGCACGTTGCCCGCGGTGTCCTGGGTGGTGGCGCCGTACGGGTACTGCGAGCACCCCGCCGCCCGGCCGGTCGACGGCGCCGCCTACGTCCAGCGGATGCTGAAAGCGTTGTGGGACAAGCCGGAGCTCTGGGAATCCACGGTCGTCTTCATCAACTACGACGAAAACGACGGCTTCTTCGATCACGTCGTCCCGCCGGTGCCACCGCCGGGCACCTCCGGCGAGTACCTGCCGGGAAACCGGCCGGAGAAGGGCGAGCCGTCCGGGGCGCCCGCGCCGATCGGGCTGGGGCCGCGCGTGCCGATGACCGTCGTTTCGCCGTGGAGCCGCGGTGGCTGGGTGAACTCGCAGGTCTTCGACCACACGTCGGTGCTGCGCTTCCTCGAGACGTGGACCGGGGTGCGCGAGCCGAACATCTCGGCGTGGCGCCGGGCCATCTGCGGCGACCTGACCAGCTGCTTCGACTTCCGCACGCACGACACGACGATCCCGCTGCTGCCGGACGCCGACGCGTTGCGCGCCGAAGCCGACCGGACACAGGCGAAGCTGCCGAAGCCGCGGGTCCGGCCGGGCGCGCTCGTGCAGGAGCCCGGCACGGCCAAGGCGCGCCCGCTGCCGTACCAGCCGGTCGCGTGGGCCGAGGTCGAGCCGAGCGCGCTGACGCTGCACCTGGCCAACCACGGGACTCAGGCGCTGCAGCTGGCCGCGTACGCCTACCACGTCGGCGGGCCGCCGCAGCGCTACGACGTCCCGCCGAACGGGGAGGTCACCGGCCGGATCCCGCACGGCGGGTCGTACGACGTCGCGATCCACGGCCCGAACGGCTTCGTCGTCGAAGCCTCGGGCGGTTCCGGTCTCGACGCCGCCGTCACCTTCGTGAGCACGCCCGCGCTGCGGGTGACGGTGACCAACAGCGGGCCGTCGCCGGTCACGCTGAACGACGTCGTGGTCCCGCCGGGCGCCTCGCGCGACTTCCCGGTGCCGGCGCGGAACGGCTGGTACGACGTCGCGTTCGAGGTCCCGGGGTGGCGCCGCCGCTTCGCGGGCCACCTGGAAGACGGCCGCCCGTCGCGCACCGGGCCTTAA
- a CDS encoding M20 metallopeptidase family protein has protein sequence MTGPTDLPTLPGTPFAGLLDDARALQDRTVALRRAVHRRPEQGLHLPHTQAAIRDALADLPLEITEGKATTSLTAVLRGARPGPAVLLRGDMDALPLTEETGLDFASEDEESMHACGHDTHVAMLASAARLLAGRADQLAGSVVFMFQPGEEGHHGARFMIHEGVLDAAGTRVERAFGVHILANAPSGLLQLRPGPLMASADSFTVRVTGKGGHGSAPQHTIDPVPAAAAMVGALHTMITRRVSVFDPAVLSVTRIQAGTTSNIIPETAELEGTIRTLSEQTRALVRAELPKVCEQVGAAYGCRVVADVEPGYPVTVNDDRIAAEVLRLGASVLGPENVELLADPLMGAEDFSYVLQRVPGAYAFLGACPPGVDPAEAAANHSNRVVFDEDAMPSGVAMLAAFALDSLR, from the coding sequence ATGACCGGCCCCACTGACCTGCCCACCCTGCCCGGCACGCCGTTCGCCGGCCTCCTCGACGACGCGCGGGCGCTGCAAGACCGCACGGTCGCGCTCCGCCGCGCCGTCCACCGCCGTCCGGAGCAGGGCCTCCACCTGCCGCACACCCAAGCGGCGATCCGGGACGCGCTCGCCGACCTGCCGCTGGAGATCACCGAGGGCAAGGCCACGACGTCGCTGACGGCGGTCCTGCGCGGCGCCCGGCCCGGTCCGGCCGTGCTGCTGCGCGGCGACATGGACGCGCTGCCGCTGACCGAAGAGACCGGGCTCGACTTCGCGTCGGAGGACGAGGAGTCGATGCACGCGTGCGGGCACGACACGCACGTCGCGATGCTCGCGTCCGCGGCGCGACTGCTCGCCGGGCGGGCGGACCAGCTGGCCGGCTCGGTCGTGTTCATGTTCCAGCCGGGCGAAGAGGGGCACCACGGCGCCCGGTTCATGATCCACGAAGGCGTGCTGGACGCCGCCGGGACGCGGGTCGAGCGCGCGTTCGGCGTGCACATCCTCGCCAACGCGCCCAGCGGGCTGCTGCAGCTGCGGCCCGGCCCGCTGATGGCGTCGGCGGACTCGTTCACCGTGCGCGTCACCGGCAAGGGCGGCCACGGCTCGGCGCCGCAGCACACGATCGACCCGGTGCCGGCGGCCGCGGCGATGGTCGGCGCGCTGCACACGATGATCACGCGCCGGGTCAGCGTGTTCGACCCCGCGGTGCTCTCGGTGACCCGGATCCAGGCCGGCACGACGTCCAACATCATCCCGGAGACCGCCGAGCTCGAAGGCACCATCCGCACGCTGTCCGAGCAGACGCGCGCGCTGGTCCGCGCCGAGCTGCCCAAGGTGTGCGAGCAGGTCGGCGCCGCGTACGGCTGCCGCGTGGTCGCCGACGTCGAGCCGGGCTACCCGGTCACCGTCAACGACGACCGGATCGCCGCCGAGGTGCTGCGCCTCGGCGCGAGCGTGCTGGGACCGGAGAACGTCGAGCTGCTCGCCGACCCGCTGATGGGCGCCGAGGACTTTTCCTACGTCCTGCAACGCGTTCCGGGCGCGTACGCGTTCCTCGGCGCCTGCCCGCCCGGCGTCGACCCGGCCGAAGCGGCGGCGAACCACTCCAACCGCGTCGTCTTCGACGAGGACGCCATGCCGAGTGGCGTCGCGATGCTGGCTGCTTTCGCGCTCGACTCCCTTCGTTAA
- a CDS encoding tRNA adenosine deaminase-associated protein, translating into MAVDEPVTGFAVAVVREDGRWRCSALDPGALTELDAAITELGKLRSTGAAFGLLAVDDEFFVIVRPSPRGPSLLLSDAAAALDYDIAADVLDVLRVDPPDEEDDSVWPEGDLGLLADLGLPAPELEVIVGEVDLYPDEQLQMVAQRCGFGSEFAKLLDEL; encoded by the coding sequence ATGGCGGTGGATGAGCCGGTCACGGGCTTCGCGGTGGCTGTGGTCCGGGAAGACGGTCGGTGGCGGTGCAGTGCGCTCGACCCGGGAGCGTTGACCGAGCTGGACGCGGCGATCACGGAGCTGGGCAAACTACGTTCCACCGGTGCGGCCTTCGGGCTACTGGCGGTCGATGACGAGTTCTTCGTGATCGTCCGGCCGAGCCCGCGTGGGCCGTCGTTGCTGCTTTCGGACGCGGCGGCGGCATTGGACTACGACATCGCGGCGGACGTCCTCGACGTCCTGCGCGTCGACCCGCCGGACGAGGAAGACGACTCCGTCTGGCCCGAGGGCGACCTGGGGCTACTGGCGGACCTCGGCCTGCCGGCGCCGGAGCTGGAGGTCATCGTCGGCGAGGTCGACCTGTACCCGGACGAGCAGCTGCAGATGGTCGCGCAGCGCTGCGGGTTCGGCAGTGAGTTCGCCAAGCTCCTGGACGAGCTCTGA
- a CDS encoding nucleoside deaminase, with protein sequence MEAALEAARAPGADVPIGAVVFGPDGRPLAAARNARTELGDPTAHAEILALRAAAGAVGDGWRLEGCTLAVTLEPCTMCAGALVLARISRLVFGAWEPKTGAVGSLWDVVRDRRLNHRPEVHGGVLVDECAGLLETYFAMRR encoded by the coding sequence GTGGAGGCGGCGCTGGAAGCCGCGCGCGCTCCCGGCGCGGACGTCCCGATCGGGGCGGTCGTGTTCGGCCCCGACGGCCGCCCACTGGCCGCGGCCCGCAACGCGCGCACGGAGCTCGGCGACCCGACGGCCCACGCCGAGATCCTGGCGCTGCGCGCGGCGGCCGGCGCGGTCGGCGACGGCTGGCGGCTGGAGGGCTGCACGCTGGCGGTGACGCTGGAGCCGTGCACGATGTGCGCGGGCGCGCTGGTGCTGGCGCGCATCTCGCGGCTGGTGTTCGGGGCGTGGGAGCCGAAGACGGGCGCGGTGGGCTCGCTGTGGGACGTGGTGCGTGACCGACGTCTCAACCACCGCCCGGAAGTCCACGGTGGAGTGCTCGTGGACGAGTGCGCCGGCTTGCTCGAGACGTACTTCGCGATGCGGCGCTGA
- a CDS encoding CsbD family protein, with protein sequence MKHKIQQTIGGARQKLGSATGNRRLQVQGMAQRRGAQAREAAHDLRTRARGALREAQVRWRSGGAGDPS encoded by the coding sequence ATGAAGCACAAGATCCAGCAAACGATCGGCGGCGCTCGTCAGAAGCTCGGCTCGGCGACGGGCAACCGCCGGCTCCAGGTCCAAGGCATGGCCCAGCGCCGCGGCGCCCAGGCCCGCGAGGCGGCTCACGACTTGCGTACGCGAGCCCGGGGCGCACTCCGGGAAGCCCAGGTCAGGTGGCGTTCGGGCGGTGCGGGCGACCCCTCGTGA
- a CDS encoding NBR1-Ig-like domain-containing protein: MSRESALETLGETMRHLRTANGASLTAAALAAGVSKGHLSNVERGRDSPSWDLIDFYEEAYGGDGQLWSAYVETVAGPRQRRPQVTHPAYPIAGDESAFVADVTVPDGTVMPPGFRFEKVWRLRNAGTVPWIGRYLRRLGAPGGLGIPSSPVRVRITDTMPGETVDIRVPLKSHILPGTAEIHWKMVDEDGFEFFPDRYYQGIFMIIVVDDRAPPPNLRRLVPD; this comes from the coding sequence ATGAGCCGCGAGAGCGCCCTCGAGACGTTGGGTGAGACCATGCGCCACCTCCGGACCGCGAACGGCGCGAGCTTGACGGCCGCCGCCCTCGCGGCCGGCGTCAGCAAAGGCCACCTGAGCAACGTCGAACGTGGTCGCGACTCGCCGAGCTGGGATTTGATCGACTTCTACGAGGAGGCCTACGGCGGCGACGGCCAACTGTGGTCGGCCTACGTCGAAACGGTGGCCGGGCCACGACAACGCCGGCCGCAGGTAACGCATCCGGCCTACCCGATCGCCGGCGACGAATCAGCCTTCGTCGCCGACGTCACCGTGCCGGACGGCACCGTGATGCCACCGGGTTTCCGGTTCGAGAAGGTGTGGCGCCTCCGCAACGCCGGCACGGTCCCGTGGATCGGGCGGTACCTGCGCCGCCTGGGCGCCCCGGGCGGACTCGGCATTCCCAGCTCGCCGGTCCGGGTGCGGATAACCGACACGATGCCAGGCGAAACCGTCGACATCCGCGTGCCGCTGAAGTCGCACATCCTGCCGGGCACCGCGGAAATCCATTGGAAGATGGTCGACGAGGACGGCTTCGAGTTCTTCCCGGACCGCTACTACCAAGGCATCTTCATGATCATCGTGGTCGACGACCGAGCCCCGCCCCCGAACCTCCGGCGGCTCGTGCCCGACTGA
- a CDS encoding SDR family oxidoreductase, with protein sequence MKVLVTGATGHSGRHVVAGLKDADVRVLVRDPAKAPEGVEVVVGDITNPTEAAENVDAVYLLWPFFTAEGIQQAVKPFEGKKIVYLSAMSAEDGGVWGDVEAAIRNVTDDWTFLRVTGLATNTLGWAQQAKTGIVRAPYGQAKRSLVHERDVADMAVKALTEDHRKQIYLVTGPEALSQATQAEIIGEAIGTPVRWEEQPLTEAKTQLAQYMGEEFATSALAHWASLVDDPEPVSLDVANVTGHPARPFEEWAREHFS encoded by the coding sequence ATGAAGGTTCTCGTCACCGGAGCCACCGGTCACTCCGGGCGCCACGTCGTCGCCGGGCTGAAGGACGCCGACGTCCGGGTGCTCGTCCGCGACCCCGCCAAGGCGCCCGAAGGGGTCGAGGTCGTCGTCGGCGACATCACGAACCCCACCGAAGCCGCCGAAAACGTCGACGCCGTCTACCTCCTCTGGCCCTTCTTTACCGCCGAAGGCATCCAACAAGCCGTAAAACCCTTCGAAGGCAAGAAGATCGTCTACCTCTCCGCCATGTCGGCCGAGGACGGCGGTGTCTGGGGAGACGTCGAGGCCGCCATCCGGAACGTCACCGACGACTGGACCTTTCTCCGCGTCACCGGCCTCGCCACCAACACCCTCGGCTGGGCGCAGCAGGCGAAAACCGGCATCGTAAGAGCGCCGTACGGGCAAGCCAAACGCTCACTGGTCCACGAACGCGACGTCGCCGACATGGCCGTCAAGGCGCTCACCGAAGACCACCGCAAGCAGATCTACCTCGTCACCGGCCCGGAAGCCCTGAGCCAAGCCACTCAAGCCGAGATCATCGGCGAAGCGATCGGAACGCCCGTCCGGTGGGAAGAACAACCACTCACAGAAGCGAAAACGCAGCTGGCCCAATACATGGGTGAGGAATTCGCAACGAGCGCACTCGCCCACTGGGCGTCACTAGTCGACGATCCAGAGCCCGTCTCGCTGGACGTCGCGAACGTGACCGGGCATCCCGCGCGGCCCTTCGAAGAATGGGCGCGCGAACACTTCAGCTGA
- a CDS encoding TauD/TfdA dioxygenase family protein, with the protein MSVDLPARIQLREAVTPAGGIVEGPRVLREPPQTYAHFRIRPLSRVIGAEVDGVDLREPLTPELREELNRALLDWKVLFFRDQDITSAQQRAFAANWGELETNPFIPKGDDDAVTRFERTAAMPGYENIWHVDVTWRPEPALGSVLRLIEVPPVGGDTMWADMAAAYDNLPADVRARIDGLTAVHDYLPGFDRFSDPALLARWQDRFPPVEHPVVRTHPETGRRTLFVNQAFTTHIVGLDRDESDRLLRYLFLQAHTPEFQVRFSWRPGSVAFWDNRATQHYAVNDYHPHVRIAERVAIAGDRPF; encoded by the coding sequence ATGTCCGTAGATCTTCCTGCCCGGATTCAGCTGCGCGAGGCCGTCACGCCCGCCGGCGGCATCGTCGAAGGCCCGCGCGTCCTGCGCGAGCCGCCGCAAACCTACGCGCACTTCCGGATCCGGCCGCTGAGCCGGGTGATCGGCGCCGAGGTCGACGGCGTCGACCTGCGCGAGCCGCTCACCCCCGAGCTGCGCGAAGAGCTCAACCGCGCCCTGCTCGACTGGAAGGTGCTCTTCTTCCGCGACCAGGACATCACGTCGGCCCAGCAGCGCGCGTTCGCCGCGAACTGGGGTGAGCTGGAGACCAACCCGTTCATCCCGAAGGGCGATGACGACGCCGTCACGCGCTTCGAGCGCACCGCCGCCATGCCCGGCTACGAGAACATCTGGCACGTCGACGTCACCTGGCGGCCGGAGCCGGCGCTCGGCTCGGTGCTGCGGCTGATCGAGGTGCCGCCGGTCGGCGGGGACACGATGTGGGCCGACATGGCCGCCGCCTACGACAACCTGCCCGCGGACGTCCGCGCGCGCATCGACGGGCTCACCGCCGTCCACGACTACCTCCCCGGCTTCGACCGGTTCTCCGATCCCGCGCTCCTCGCGCGGTGGCAGGACCGCTTCCCGCCGGTCGAGCACCCGGTGGTCCGGACGCACCCGGAGACCGGGCGGCGCACCCTGTTCGTCAACCAGGCGTTCACCACGCACATCGTCGGCCTGGACCGCGACGAGAGCGACCGGCTGCTGCGGTACCTGTTCCTGCAGGCCCACACGCCCGAGTTCCAGGTCCGGTTCAGCTGGCGGCCCGGCTCGGTGGCGTTCTGGGACAACCGCGCGACGCAGCACTACGCGGTCAACGACTACCACCCGCACGTCCGGATCGCCGAGCGCGTCGCCATCGCGGGCGACCGGCCGTTCTGA
- a CDS encoding limonene-1,2-epoxide hydrolase family protein, with amino-acid sequence MTDEPQAVVTGFLKALEDLDVDRALTFAASDIVYQNVPLPPARGVAAVEKQLRFMAKYGSGFEARTHHIAVDGNVVLTERTDVLRRGAWEAEFWVCGTFEVEGGRIVLWRDYFDWTTFLAASAKGAGRVALAGARTLLGRYKGRQAVR; translated from the coding sequence ATGACCGATGAACCCCAGGCAGTGGTGACCGGTTTCCTCAAGGCCCTCGAAGACCTAGACGTGGACCGCGCGCTGACGTTCGCGGCGAGCGACATCGTGTACCAGAACGTGCCGTTGCCGCCCGCCCGCGGCGTCGCCGCGGTCGAAAAACAGCTCCGCTTCATGGCCAAGTACGGCTCCGGGTTCGAGGCGCGCACGCACCACATCGCCGTGGACGGCAACGTCGTGCTCACCGAACGCACGGATGTGCTGCGCCGCGGCGCGTGGGAAGCGGAGTTCTGGGTGTGCGGCACGTTCGAGGTCGAAGGCGGCCGGATCGTCCTCTGGCGCGACTACTTCGACTGGACGACGTTCCTGGCCGCGAGTGCGAAGGGTGCCGGCCGGGTCGCGTTGGCCGGTGCTCGCACGCTCCTCGGCCGCTACAAGGGGAGGCAGGCGGTGCGCTAG
- a CDS encoding CapA family protein — protein sequence MITLVLGGDVNIQGRATPATAFERLSPLLQGADLRFVNLEGAVDARVAEALTAAAIDVVSCANDLTAVASLPVLDHAGIAHCGAGANPDAAHAPAVLERSGEKVAFLAYTALRSRGQSALPDFPGVAQAFATTAYQPDPRVAEIPGRPPLVRTTPVPEHLDRLVADVKQAKAANDHVVVSMHWGLPGPELTEYQVAYGHAAIDAGADLVVGHGPHTIQAVEVRRGRPILYSLGNLVFDWPAMRGRHVDGLLAGCMFGAEPRLELIPVRRNADNECEPLAGEDAGKVLRYLSDVSALRSTKVSVHDGIASVSGLGTV from the coding sequence GTGATCACGCTGGTACTCGGCGGAGACGTCAACATCCAGGGCCGGGCCACCCCGGCGACGGCGTTCGAGCGGCTGAGCCCGCTGCTCCAGGGCGCGGACCTCCGGTTCGTGAACCTCGAGGGCGCCGTCGACGCACGGGTGGCCGAAGCGCTGACGGCGGCCGCCATCGACGTCGTCTCGTGCGCCAACGACCTCACCGCGGTGGCGAGCCTCCCGGTCCTCGACCACGCGGGGATCGCGCACTGCGGGGCCGGCGCCAACCCCGACGCCGCGCACGCGCCCGCGGTGCTCGAGCGGTCGGGCGAAAAGGTCGCGTTCCTCGCGTACACCGCACTCCGGTCTCGCGGGCAAAGCGCGTTGCCGGACTTCCCCGGCGTCGCGCAAGCGTTTGCGACCACGGCTTACCAGCCCGATCCGCGCGTCGCGGAGATCCCGGGCCGCCCGCCGCTCGTCCGCACGACACCGGTGCCCGAGCACCTCGACCGGCTCGTCGCCGACGTCAAGCAGGCGAAGGCGGCGAACGACCACGTCGTCGTCTCCATGCACTGGGGACTGCCGGGGCCGGAGCTGACGGAGTACCAGGTCGCGTACGGGCACGCGGCGATCGACGCCGGCGCCGACCTGGTGGTCGGCCACGGGCCGCACACCATCCAGGCCGTCGAGGTCCGCCGCGGCCGCCCGATCCTCTACAGCCTCGGCAACCTCGTCTTCGACTGGCCGGCGATGCGCGGGCGGCACGTCGACGGGCTGCTGGCGGGCTGCATGTTCGGCGCCGAGCCCCGGCTCGAGCTGATCCCGGTGCGGCGGAACGCGGACAACGAGTGCGAGCCGCTGGCCGGAGAGGACGCGGGGAAGGTGCTTCGGTACCTCTCGGACGTTTCGGCGTTGCGCTCGACCAAGGTGTCCGTCCACGACGGAATCGCCTCGGTGTCCGGTTTAGGCACTGTGTGA